A single region of the Hyphomicrobiales bacterium genome encodes:
- a CDS encoding Ankyrin repeat domain-containing protein: MSLNRRSLMAASAFFGLVWVARGLAAGSAPDARAAARDVMTERFLEAATRGDAETVRRLIGEGVAVDSRDGRGRTALLIATIADKPEIARLLIASGADVNAQDDQRDSPYLYAGAAGRLEILKMTLASGANLKSTNRYGGTALIPACERGHVAVVKLLLDSGVDVDHVNRLGWTGLLEAVILGSGGPAHVEIVRLLLDKGADVNLADRDGVTALQHARRKGQAEVVRLLERAGAR; this comes from the coding sequence ATGAGCCTCAATCGTCGGTCATTGATGGCCGCTTCGGCTTTCTTCGGACTCGTATGGGTCGCGCGGGGCCTTGCGGCGGGCAGCGCTCCGGACGCACGCGCGGCAGCGAGAGATGTGATGACCGAGCGTTTTCTGGAGGCCGCCACCCGCGGCGATGCCGAGACTGTGCGCCGTCTGATCGGTGAGGGCGTCGCGGTTGACAGCCGCGATGGCCGGGGACGCACGGCGCTGCTCATCGCCACGATCGCCGACAAGCCCGAGATCGCACGTCTCCTGATCGCATCAGGCGCCGATGTGAACGCGCAGGACGACCAACGGGACAGTCCCTATCTTTATGCGGGGGCGGCGGGTCGGCTGGAAATTCTCAAGATGACATTGGCGTCGGGCGCCAATTTAAAAAGCACGAATCGCTACGGCGGTACCGCGCTGATTCCGGCCTGCGAGCGCGGTCATGTGGCCGTGGTGAAGCTGCTGCTCGATAGCGGCGTCGATGTGGACCATGTCAATCGGCTCGGCTGGACGGGCCTGCTCGAGGCGGTGATCCTCGGCAGCGGTGGTCCGGCGCATGTGGAGATCGTGCGCCTGCTCCTCGACAAGGGGGCGGACGTCAATCTCGCGGACCGCGACGGGGTAACAGCCTTGCAGCATGCGCGGCGCAAGGGCCAGGCTGAGGTCGTGCGGCTTCTCGAGCGCGCGGGAGCACGGTGA